Proteins from one Embleya scabrispora genomic window:
- a CDS encoding peptidase MA family metallohydrolase produces MHPRDPQDAQASQASQALQAPHGLWPNAVEPRRSRPWAICVALLGALISAAFLIGTTSVTGRPVGLDSADRLLDAEDATHAPPPARAPAAESARGPGAPPEEGTWPSDRIDTRVYFRVQALADMRTAAFEQGDETAFLASVDQQDRPLVDGQRRLFGNLRKIPFDAARWVARGGDKKVVTADGSAPSRAGTSAAWPVTVSVNVAFEHTITGVDVGRVPETYTWKARCADPTDRCTLIDLDGAADADAKGGFAGYPAAWDLWDLQVERRPHVVVMGPKQNASALRRNADLAEQAAVYTLGAWKGGAGTSPGFALVLTSSRTSFGKLYSSSEIRDWAAGYALSMPGTDRYVGGVRMVVDDEQLAGDAAFAPILLRHEMTHALIAPLARPGVATTMPTWLAEGFADWQAEADRPLAREVTTNIRTMIDRGRFTGALPADEDFDTADEDRVENAYNLAHLMVRYLARTYGAERVCAFLTDTLTGRHADIDEALTASFGSSPDRLRADWAAWVRKTV; encoded by the coding sequence CGAACGCCGTCGAACCCCGCCGCTCCCGACCGTGGGCGATCTGCGTCGCCCTGCTCGGCGCGCTGATCTCGGCGGCCTTCCTGATCGGTACGACATCGGTCACCGGCCGGCCCGTGGGCCTGGACAGCGCGGATCGCCTGCTCGACGCCGAGGACGCGACCCACGCCCCGCCCCCGGCGCGCGCCCCGGCCGCCGAATCCGCGCGCGGCCCCGGCGCCCCGCCGGAGGAGGGCACCTGGCCCTCGGACCGGATCGACACACGCGTGTACTTCCGCGTCCAGGCACTCGCCGACATGCGCACGGCCGCCTTCGAACAGGGCGACGAGACGGCCTTCCTCGCCTCCGTCGACCAGCAGGACCGGCCCCTCGTCGACGGCCAGCGGCGGCTCTTCGGCAACCTGCGCAAGATCCCGTTCGACGCGGCCCGCTGGGTCGCCCGCGGCGGTGACAAGAAGGTGGTCACCGCAGACGGCTCCGCCCCGAGCCGGGCCGGTACATCCGCCGCCTGGCCGGTGACGGTCAGCGTCAACGTGGCCTTCGAGCACACGATCACCGGCGTCGACGTGGGCCGCGTCCCGGAGACCTACACCTGGAAGGCCCGCTGCGCCGACCCCACCGACCGCTGCACGCTGATCGACCTGGACGGCGCCGCCGACGCGGACGCCAAGGGCGGATTCGCCGGCTACCCGGCCGCCTGGGACCTGTGGGACCTCCAGGTCGAACGCCGCCCACACGTCGTGGTGATGGGCCCGAAGCAGAACGCGAGCGCACTGCGCCGAAACGCGGACCTGGCCGAGCAGGCCGCCGTGTACACGCTCGGCGCCTGGAAGGGCGGCGCCGGCACCTCGCCCGGCTTCGCCCTCGTGCTGACCTCGTCCCGAACCTCCTTCGGCAAGCTGTACAGCAGCAGCGAGATCCGCGACTGGGCGGCGGGCTACGCGCTGTCCATGCCCGGCACCGATCGATACGTCGGCGGGGTCCGCATGGTCGTGGACGACGAACAACTCGCCGGCGACGCGGCGTTCGCGCCGATCCTGCTGCGGCACGAGATGACCCACGCCCTGATCGCCCCGCTGGCCCGGCCGGGCGTCGCCACCACCATGCCCACCTGGCTGGCCGAGGGCTTCGCCGACTGGCAGGCCGAGGCCGACCGGCCGCTCGCACGCGAGGTCACCACGAACATCCGCACGATGATCGACCGGGGCCGATTCACCGGCGCGCTGCCCGCCGACGAGGACTTCGACACCGCCGACGAGGACCGGGTCGAAAACGCCTACAACCTGGCCCACCTGATGGTGCGATACCTGGCCCGGACGTACGGCGCGGAGCGCGTCTGCGCCTTCCTCACCGACACCCTGACCGGCCGCCACGCCGACATCGACGAGGCACTGACCGCGAGCTTCGGCTCATCCCCGGACCGCCTTCGCGCCGACTGGGCTGCCTGGGTCCGCAAGACCGTCTGA